The Blattabacterium cuenoti sequence ATCGGGAAATCTTTGAATGATCTCCTCATATAAGGAAAAAGAAGGACCAGAAAGGTTCCCATCTTTATATATATCCGTACAAAAAATTTTTCTTACCCCATGACTTTTTTTTTCTTTTAAGAAATCCCAAAAAGAAATTTCATATAATTTCGTCCATCCATTAACAGCTATTTTATTGTCTCTAACATCTACTCCGAGAAGTATTTTTTCTCCTCCATAAGTATGGATCCATTTTTTAAAAAGAAATGGATCTTTCACTGCAATACTCCCAACAGTTGCCATGCTACCTCCATTTTCAAATACAATACGTACATCCTCATCTGTATGAATTCCTCCTCCGAAATCAATAATTAAATGTGTGAATTTTGCTATTTTTTCCAAAACTTTCCAATGAATGACTTTTCCTTTTTTTGCACCATCTAAATCAACTAAATGTAATCTAGATATTCCATGATCTTCTAGTAAAAAAGCAACATCTAACGGATCATTATTATAAATTTTTTTTCTTTTATAGTCTCCCTGTATCAAACGAACACATTTTCCATCAATAAGATCTATAGCTGCGATAATCTGCATTATATGAGTAATTTATATTATTATTTATATTTTATAATCGAATAAAGTTTTCCAATATTTTATGTCCTACATAAGAAGATTTCTCTGGATGAAATTGTACAGCATAAAAGTTTTTTTTTTGTATTGCAGCACTATACGAGATGATATAATCTGTTTTAGCTACGGTATTTTTTCCCAAAGGGGCATAATAACTATGAACAAAATATTGATAACTTCCATCTGGAATATTTTCAAATAAAGGTCCTTTTAGCTTGTGAATTGTATTCCAACCAATTTGAGGAATTTTTTCATTTTTATTTTCTGAATGAAATTTTTTCACGAACAAATCAAAAACCCCTATGCAAGTAGTACTACTTTCTTCTGAATACTTGCATAGCAATTGCATTCCCAGACATATTCCTAGTACAGGTTGTTCTAATTTAGATATTATTATATCTAATTTTTTTTCTCTCAAGTATTTCATAGCAAAATTAGCTTCTCCTACTCCAGGCAGAATAATTTTCTCTGCATTTTGAATATATTTTGGTGAATCGGTAACAATAGCTTCTACTCCTATTCTTTCCAAAGAAAAAAGAACAGATTGAACATTTCCAGCAGGATATTTTACAATAATCGTTTTCATAATTTTTTCATTAAAACATTTTTACAACATGCCTTTAGAACTAGGTAATTTTTTATTATTGGTCATTTTTATGGCCATTTTAATAGCTCTAGCAAAAGCTTTAAAAATAGATTCTATCTTATGATGATCATTTCTCCCAATAGCGTGAACATAAAGATTACATTTTGCAGATGATGAAAAAGATTTAAAAAAATGAATAAACATTTCCGTAGGAACTTTCCCTATCTTGTCTCTAATAAATTTTGCATTCCAAGTTAATTGACTTCTACCTCCAAGATCTAATGCAACTGTAGCCAAACAGTCATCCATAGGAAGAGTAAAAAAACCATAACGTTCTATTCCTCGTTTATCTATAGATTGATAAAAAATTTCTCCTAAAGTAATTGCTGTATCTTCAATGGTATGATGTTCATCTACCTCAAGGTCTCCTATTGTATGAATATTTAGATCAATAAGACTGTGAAAAGCCATTTGTTCCAAAAGATGATCTAAAAAACCCAATCCTGTTTGTATTTCTGCTTTTCCTTTTCCATAAGGTTGAATAGTTATTTTTACATCTGTTTCTAATGTTTTTCGTTTATGTTGAAAAATTTTTTTAGTAGATACAGATTTTAAATATTCATAAATTCTTTCCCAATTATCGGTTTCTAACGCGATGACCTTTTCTAAGGATTTTTTTTCTATAGATAAGTTTTTTTCTTCTACAAGAAGATGAGGATTGATCCATATAGATTTACATCCTAAATTTTTAGCTAACAACACATCAGTTAATCTATCTCCAATAACAAACGAATTTTCAAGATTGTAATCCAAATGAAAATAAGAAGTTAGCATTCCTATTCCAGGTTTTCTTGTAGAAGAATTTTCTTCTGGAAAAGTTCTATCTATATGAATAGAAGAAAAATGAATTCCTTCCGTTTTTAATATTTTTAGAATATGATTATGTATAGGCCAAAAATTTTTTTCAGGAAATTTATCCGTTCCTAATCCATCTTGATTGGTAACCATTACAAAATCATAATTTAATTCATGAGCTATTTTGGTTAAAAAAAATATAACTCTTGGGTAAAAATTCAGCTTTTCAAGAGAATCAATTTGATAAGTAGGTGGGGATTCTTGGATGATAGTTCCATCTCTATCAATAAATAATATTCTTTTCATTATCCTTTTTTTATATCCTGATATGTTGAAACATTTAAATACAATTTTCAGAGTATTCTTTGATTTGATCTATTAAATATTCATTTTCTTCATGAGTTCCTATTGTGATTCTTAAACATTCATTACACAAAATGATTTTTGAACGATCTCTAACTACAATATTTTTTTCTATCAAATATCTATAAAGGTTTTTTGATGAAAAGGAAACTTTAACTAGTAAGAAATTGGAGGAACTAGGATAAACTTTTTGTATAATAGGAATTTTACTTAATGCCTCCTCCATATATTTCCTTTCTGAAAGGATACTTTTTAAGTAGTAAAAAAATAGATCTTTATTATCAAGTGCCTGAATAGCTATTTTTTGCGAAATATTACTGACATTATAGGGATGTTTAATTTTATTCATCCATTGAATAATATTCTCAGAAGTAATAGCTATTCCTATTCTTAATCCAGCCAATCCCCAAGATTTAGAAAGCGTTTGCAAAACGATTAAATTAGGATATTGATCTATTTCTAGAGAAAAAGATTCTTGATCTGAAAAATCAATATAAGCTTCATCCAAAACAACGATTCCTGTAAATTTATTTATAATATTTTGAATATCTTTTTTTTTCAAATCATTTCCAGTCGGATTATTCGGAGAACAAATAAAAATTATTTTGCTGTATTGATTAATAGTCTTTTCTATTTGTTTCAAATTTAATTGATATTCATTCTCAGTTAAAAAAACTTTGACTACATCTACTCCATGAATTTTTCCACTTACTTCATACATTCCATAAGTAGGAGGAAAAATAATAGAATGATCTATTTTTGGACGAGAAAAAATACGATAAATTAAATCAATAATTTCATCACTTCCATTTCCCAAAAATATTTTAGATGAAGGAATATTTTTCACCTCAGATATTCTTCTTTTTAATTCTTTCTGTAATGGATCTGGATATCTGTTATATGAATTATAAAAAGATAAAGGAGCTCCAAAAGAATTCTCATTTGCATCTAAAAAAATGGAATTCTTTCCTTGGCTGTATTCTTCTCTAGCAGATAAATAAGGATCCACATTCAGAATGTTGTCCCGAATTAAAGATTTTAAATCAAAATTATTACTATTCATGATACATTTTCATTCATTTTTTAATCGAATATCAATAGATTTTTTATGTGCTATTAAGCCTTCTGTAGAAGATAGAACACTAACACATTTTGATAAACCTCGTAATCCTTTTTTAGAAATCTTTTGAAAAGTTATTTTTTTGATAAAACTATCTACAGATACTCCACTATAAGACTTTGCATAACCATAAGTAGGAAGCACATGATTGGTTCCAGAAGCATAATCGCCCACACTGACTGGAGAATAATTACCCAAAAATACAGATCCAGCATTTTTTATTTTCCCACCCCAATAAGAAGCATTATGACAATTAATGATTAAATGTTCTGGAGCCACTTGATTGATCAAATCAATGCTTTCTTCCAAAGAAGAAAGAACAATCATTTTGCTTTTTTCCAATGATTTTTTCATAATATTTTGTCTAGTGGAAAAACTAGTTAATTGTTTTTTTAATTCTTTTTTTATTTTTTCCATACAGGATATACTTATGGTAATTAGAAGAATATAACTTTCTGGATCATGTTCTGATTGAGAAATTAAATCAGAAGCCACATACTCTGGATTTGCTGTTTGATCTGCTAAAATAACCACTTCTGAAGGTCCAGCCGGCATATCTATAGATACTATTCCTTTTTGTGCTACAATTTGTTTAGCTAATGTAACATAAGAGTTTCCTGGACCAAATATTTTATAAACAGAAGGAACACTTTCAGTTCCATATGCCATAGCTGCAATAGCTTGAGCTCCTCCTATTTTATATATCCGATTGATTCCTATATATTTAGCTGTATATAAAATGGATGAATCTATTTCTCCATTTCTATTTGGAGGAGTGCATAAAATAATATCTTCGCAACCAGCTAATTTACTAGGAACTCCTAACATTAATACAGTAGATAATAAAGGTGCAGAACCTCCAGGAATATACAAACCGACTTTTTCTATAGGAACAGATTTTCTCCAACAAATAACTCCTGGAAAAACTTCTATTTTTGATTCTTTCTGTATTTGTTGTTTATGAAAAGATTGGATATTTTCATATGCTACTTCAATAGATTTTTTCAAACAATCTGAAATGTTTTTACTGGATTTATTTATTTCTTCTTCCGTAATTTGAATATGTTTTAAATTCACATGATCATATTTTTTTGTATAGCTTTTTAGAGCTATATCTCCGTATAGTTTTACATTATTTATAATAGGTAAGACAAAATCACTCAATCTAGAAACATCTCGTATAGATCTTTTTATAATAAATTTCCATGTTTTGAATGGAGGATGTATGTACACTTGAATGTCCATAAATAGTATCTGTTAAAGTATAATTTTTTCTATTGGAAGTACTAATATATCTTGTGCCCCAAGCGCTTTTAAATTTTCTACAATTCCCCAAAAATCATTTTCATTGACTACAGAATGCACAGAACTACATTCTGAATTTGCTAATGGAAGAATAGCTGGACTTTTAATTCCTGGAAGATAAGATATTATTTTTTCTAATCGTTCATTAGGGACATTTAAAAGAATATATTTGTTGTTTTTAGCTTTTTTTACAGCTCGTATTCTAAATAGAAGTTTATCCATGATGATGTTTTGTGGTGATCCCAAATGAAGATGAGATGCGAGAACAGCTTCAGATTGAAGGATGGTTTCTACTTCTTTTAATCCATTCATGAAAAGTGTAGAACCGCTACTCACTAAATCACAAATACAATCTGCTAATCCTATTCCAGGAGCAATTTCTACTGCCCCAGATATTTCGTGAATTTCCGCTTTGATATATTTTTTTTCGAAAAATTCTCTAACTAAAAAAGGATAACTAGTTGCAATACGTTTTCCATTTAAATCATTTATATTTTTGTATATCAAAGATTTAGGAACTGCTATGGAAAGACGACATTTTCCAAATCCCAAAGTTTCTTTTATTTGTATTTTTTTTCTTTTCTCTAAAAGCACATTTTTTCCTACAATTCCTATATCCGCTACTCCATCTTCTAAATATTGAGGAATATCATCATCTCGTAGAAAAAGGATTTCCAGCGGGAAATTAAGAGCTGTTGTCTTTAATTTATCTATACCAATATTAATCTCAATGCTGCAATCTTTAAGCAACTTGATGGAGTCCTCATAAAGACGACCTGATTTTTGAATAGCTATTTTAAGTTTATCCATATAAAAAATAATAAA is a genomic window containing:
- the hisA gene encoding 1-(5-phosphoribosyl)-5-[(5-phosphoribosylamino)methylideneamino]imidazole-4-carboxamide isomerase — translated: MQIIAAIDLIDGKCVRLIQGDYKRKKIYNNDPLDVAFLLEDHGISRLHLVDLDGAKKGKVIHWKVLEKIAKFTHLIIDFGGGIHTDEDVRIVFENGGSMATVGSIAVKDPFLFKKWIHTYGGEKILLGVDVRDNKIAVNGWTKLYEISFWDFLKEKKSHGVRKIFCTDIYKDGNLSGPSFSLYEEIIQRFPDIEFIASGGVRDIEDLKKLDDLGCHGVIIGKAIYENKISLSELRNWKEYK
- the hisH gene encoding imidazole glycerol phosphate synthase subunit HisH; protein product: MKTIIVKYPAGNVQSVLFSLERIGVEAIVTDSPKYIQNAEKIILPGVGEANFAMKYLREKKLDIIISKLEQPVLGICLGMQLLCKYSEESSTTCIGVFDLFVKKFHSENKNEKIPQIGWNTIHKLKGPLFENIPDGSYQYFVHSYYAPLGKNTVAKTDYIISYSAAIQKKNFYAVQFHPEKSSYVGHKILENFIRL
- the hisB gene encoding bifunctional histidinol-phosphatase/imidazoleglycerol-phosphate dehydratase HisB yields the protein MKRILFIDRDGTIIQESPPTYQIDSLEKLNFYPRVIFFLTKIAHELNYDFVMVTNQDGLGTDKFPEKNFWPIHNHILKILKTEGIHFSSIHIDRTFPEENSSTRKPGIGMLTSYFHLDYNLENSFVIGDRLTDVLLAKNLGCKSIWINPHLLVEEKNLSIEKKSLEKVIALETDNWERIYEYLKSVSTKKIFQHKRKTLETDVKITIQPYGKGKAEIQTGLGFLDHLLEQMAFHSLIDLNIHTIGDLEVDEHHTIEDTAITLGEIFYQSIDKRGIERYGFFTLPMDDCLATVALDLGGRSQLTWNAKFIRDKIGKVPTEMFIHFFKSFSSSAKCNLYVHAIGRNDHHKIESIFKAFARAIKMAIKMTNNKKLPSSKGML
- the hisC gene encoding histidinol-phosphate transaminase; protein product: MNSNNFDLKSLIRDNILNVDPYLSAREEYSQGKNSIFLDANENSFGAPLSFYNSYNRYPDPLQKELKRRISEVKNIPSSKIFLGNGSDEIIDLIYRIFSRPKIDHSIIFPPTYGMYEVSGKIHGVDVVKVFLTENEYQLNLKQIEKTINQYSKIIFICSPNNPTGNDLKKKDIQNIINKFTGIVVLDEAYIDFSDQESFSLEIDQYPNLIVLQTLSKSWGLAGLRIGIAITSENIIQWMNKIKHPYNVSNISQKIAIQALDNKDLFFYYLKSILSERKYMEEALSKIPIIQKVYPSSSNFLLVKVSFSSKNLYRYLIEKNIVVRDRSKIILCNECLRITIGTHEENEYLIDQIKEYSENCI
- the hisD gene encoding histidinol dehydrogenase codes for the protein MDIQVYIHPPFKTWKFIIKRSIRDVSRLSDFVLPIINNVKLYGDIALKSYTKKYDHVNLKHIQITEEEINKSSKNISDCLKKSIEVAYENIQSFHKQQIQKESKIEVFPGVICWRKSVPIEKVGLYIPGGSAPLLSTVLMLGVPSKLAGCEDIILCTPPNRNGEIDSSILYTAKYIGINRIYKIGGAQAIAAMAYGTESVPSVYKIFGPGNSYVTLAKQIVAQKGIVSIDMPAGPSEVVILADQTANPEYVASDLISQSEHDPESYILLITISISCMEKIKKELKKQLTSFSTRQNIMKKSLEKSKMIVLSSLEESIDLINQVAPEHLIINCHNASYWGGKIKNAGSVFLGNYSPVSVGDYASGTNHVLPTYGYAKSYSGVSVDSFIKKITFQKISKKGLRGLSKCVSVLSSTEGLIAHKKSIDIRLKNE
- the hisG gene encoding ATP phosphoribosyltransferase, producing the protein MDKLKIAIQKSGRLYEDSIKLLKDCSIEINIGIDKLKTTALNFPLEILFLRDDDIPQYLEDGVADIGIVGKNVLLEKRKKIQIKETLGFGKCRLSIAVPKSLIYKNINDLNGKRIATSYPFLVREFFEKKYIKAEIHEISGAVEIAPGIGLADCICDLVSSGSTLFMNGLKEVETILQSEAVLASHLHLGSPQNIIMDKLLFRIRAVKKAKNNKYILLNVPNERLEKIISYLPGIKSPAILPLANSECSSVHSVVNENDFWGIVENLKALGAQDILVLPIEKIIL